One Microcebus murinus isolate Inina chromosome 22, M.murinus_Inina_mat1.0, whole genome shotgun sequence DNA segment encodes these proteins:
- the LOC105870979 gene encoding ret finger protein-like 4A — protein sequence MAEQFKEASKCLLCLSYLEKPMVLDCGFICCLRCISALRKEPSGEGVSCPSCSVVTQKNDIRPNYQLGKMVSKIKELEPQLRAVLYQNPRMLKFQVDMTLDVDTANNRLIISDDLRSVRCGHLQQNRRECPERFKHVICVLGSPRFTSGRHYWEVDVGTSKEWDLGVCKESVHRQGSILLSSESGFWTVGLRNEEFFAASTAPLTTLLVSPRLRRVGIFLDMDIGTISFYNISDGSHIFTFTKVSAADPLRAFFAPANSVNDDQGLLSICPMIHPEQGR from the exons ATGGCTGAACAATTTAAAGAAGCAAGCAAATGTCTCCTCTGCCTATCTTATCTTGAAAAACCCATGGTCCTCGATTGTGGCTTTATCTGCTGCCTCCGATGTATCAGCGCACTCCGGAAGGAGCCCAGTGGGGAAGGCGTCTCATGCCCCTCCTGTTCTGTGGTCACTCAGAAGAATGACATCCGGCCCAATTACCAGCTGGGGAAGATGGTTTCCAAAATCAAGGAGCTAGAGCCCCAGCTGAGAGCAGTTCTATACCAGAACCCAAGAATGCTGAAGTTCCAAG TGGATATGACCTTGGATGTTGACACAGCCAACAATCGACTCATCATTTCTGATGACCTGAGGTCTGTCCGTTGTGGACACCTCCAACAGAATCGCAGAGAGTGTCCTGAGAGATTCAAACACGTAATATGTGTCCTGGGCTCCCCTCGGTTCACCTCTGGTCGCCATTACTGGGAAGTGGATGTGGGGACAAGCAAAGAATGGGACCTGGGTGTTTGCAAAGAATCTGTCCATCGACAAGGGTCAATTCTACTGTCTTCAGAATCTGGCTTCTGGACTGTGGGTTTGAGAAATGAAGAGTTCTTCGCAGCCAGCACTGCACCTCTCACTACCCTCCTGGTGAGTCCCCGGTTACGCCGAGTAGGCATTTTCCTGGATATGGATATTGGAACCATTTCCTTTTATAACATTAGCGACGGATCCCACATCTTTACATTCACTAAGGTGTCTGCTGCAGACCCACTGCGTGCATTTTTTGCTCCTGCAAATTCAGTTAACGACGATCAAGGCCTCCTGAGTATCTGTCCCATGATTCATCCTGAGCAAGGCAGATAA